One window from the genome of Oncorhynchus gorbuscha isolate QuinsamMale2020 ecotype Even-year linkage group LG14, OgorEven_v1.0, whole genome shotgun sequence encodes:
- the LOC123995183 gene encoding elongation of very long chain fatty acids protein 4-like — translation MEALTHFMNDTVEFYRWSLTIADKRVEKWPMMSSPAPTLAISCLYLLFLWAGPKYMQNREPFQLRKTLIVYNFSMVILNFYIAKELLLGARAAGYSYLCQPVSYSNDVNEVRIASALWWYYISKGVEYLDTVFFILRKKINQVSFLHVYHHCTMFILWWIGIKWVPGGQSFFGAGINSSIHVLMYGYYGLAAFGPKIQKFLWWKKYLTIIQMIQFHVTIGHAGHSLYTGCPFPAWMQWALIGYAVTFIILFGNFYYQTYRRTPRSAHKAAKPVTNGVSMTTNGYSKLQEVEENGQKQQKKGRAKRE, via the exons ACAAGCGGGTGGAGAAATGGCCAATGATGTCATCGCCCGCCCCCACCCTGGCCATCAGCTGCCTGTACCTGCTCTTCCTGTGGGCGGGGCCTAAGTACATGCAGAATCGCGAGCCTTTCCAGCTAAGGAAGACCCTCATAGTGTACAACTTCAGTATGGTGATACTCAACTTTTACATCGCCAAAGAG CTCCTCCTGGGTGCGAGAGCAGCGGGATACAGCTACCTATGTCAACCTGTCAGCTATTCCAACGACGTCAACGAAGTCAGG ATAGCGTCGGCTCTGTGGTGGTACTACATCTCTAAGGGAGTGGAGTATCTGGACACAGTGTTCTTCATCCTGAGGAAGAAGATCAACCAGGTCAGCTTCCTCCATGTCTACCATCACTGCACCATGTTCATCCTCTGGTGGATCGGAATCAAGTGGGTCCCTGGAGGACAAT CGTTCTTCGGAGCAGGAATAAACTCATCCATCCATGTCCTGATGTATGGGTACTATGGCCTGGCCGCTTTCGGACCCAAGATCCAGAAATTCCTCTGGTGGAAGAAATACCTGACCATTATTCAGATG ATCCAGTTCCACGTGACCATTGGCCATGCCGGCCACTCCCTCTACACTGGCTGCCCATTCCCTGCCTGGATGCAGTGGGCCCTGATTGGCTACGCCGTCACCTTCATCATTCTATTCGGCAACTTTTACTACCAGACCTACCGACGCACCCCACGTTCTGCCCACAAGGCGGCCAAGCCCGTCACTAACGGTGTCTCCATGACAACCAACGGCTACAGCAAGCTACAGGAGGTAGAGGAAAATGGGCAGAAGCAGCAGAAAAAGGGAAGAGCAAAAAGGGAGTAA